The DNA segment AAATATAAAAGGAATCTGTGCAAAACGAAAGGAAATACTTCCAAAAGGGATTATTGtaaattatgatgattattaattATTGAAAGCAACattcagaaagtgaaagtaaagttcAGATCGTTGGAGCTTTTATAAGCAGTGAAAATGGATTCACTCTCTGTGGAAGAACTTTCTTGTCCCGTGTGCTGTGAAATCTACAAGAATCCTGTTGTTCTGTCGTGTAGTCACAGTGTGTGTAAAGAGTGTCTTCAACAGTTCTGGAAAACCAAGAGAACTCAGGAGTGTCCCGTCTGCAGGAGAAGATCTTCAAAAGATGAACCTCCTCGTAATCTGGCATTGAAGAACTTATGTGAGATGTTTGTGAAGGAGAGAAATGAGGAGGAGATCTGCAGTTTACACAgagagaaactcaaactcttctgtCTGGACGATAAACAGCCGGTGTGTTTAGTGTGCAAAGATTCACAAAAACATACCAATCATACATTTCTCCCCATCAGTGAAGTTATTCCATCTTACAAGGTACGACAAACTTCTCTTGTTTCATTTACAAAGAAGGTTCAATTGCTTTAAACATCGAAATCAGAACATTCATATACATGATATTTTCCTGCAGCATTTTAATATGTATTACATACATGAACATATCATAGTAATCTCTCAGCAGCTGCAGATTCACAGATTTTCACTTTGTTAAATTTCAGGAGGAACTTAATACAGCACTGAAGTCTTTACAAGAGAAACTCAAACACACAGTAAAGAAAAAAGGAGAGTTTGATAAATCAGTTGGACACATCAAGGTGAGGATACAGAATCAACAATCAAACACATTTGCTGATAAatgatgtgatgtgtgtgaatGCAGAGCTGATTGAAGTGAATTTGATGTGATTTCAGACTCAAGCTGAGCACACAGAGCGTCAGATTAAAGAGCAGTTTAAGAAGCTTCATGAGTTTCTCCGACATGAAGAAGAAGCTACAATCACTGaactgagagaggaagaggagcagaagaGTCAGATGATGAAGAAGAAGCTTGAGGAGATGAACACACACATCTCAGCTCTTTCACACACAATCAAAGACATGGAGGAAATGATGAAAGCCAATGACGATGTCTCATTTCTAAAGGTGACAGTCAAACTCTCATCATTGATTTCTGCTCTTATTGATCATTTGAGGAGCTCATcaagtgtttttttgtcttttgcagaACTTTAATGTGACAATGGAAAGGTAAGTGTCTCCTCTCTATGGTTGTGAAGTCAAAGTCACTGCAGTACTGACTCCTGAATGTTCTTCCAGAGTCCAGATCTCACAGCCGGATCCACAGATGACTTCTGGAGCTTTCATTCATGTGCCACATTACTTGGGCAACCTGACATTCAGAGTCTGGAAGAAGATGCAAGACATTGTCCACAAGAGTGAGTCCACAAAACATCTCTGCTCGCACACTGAGAGTGTGACATTTGAATatttacacaaaaaacaaaagtgtgtACTCCATTATAAACATGACAAtaatatacactatacacacttttaatgtttgtgttgtgattcactgttaaacactgataataaaacATGAGTGTGTAACTAATAACAACACTGACAATATCTGATAGTGTTTCATCAATATGACAAGTGCTCATAATTCATAATAATCTGTATATGATTCACTCTTGATGATTATATGAACATCTGTTGATTGTTTTCTCTCATCAGCTCCTGTGATTCTGGATCCAAACACTGCAAGTCCAAATCTGATTCTGTCTGATGATCTGACCAGTGTGAGATACAGTTATAACAGTCAAATATTACCTGATAATCCAGAGAGAATTAACTATTATCCGTGTGTTCTGGGTTCAGAGGGGTTTAACTCAGGAACACACTGCTGGGATGTGGAGGTTAAAGACAATAAAGACTGGAGTCTTGGAGTAACTACAGCATCAAACAAGAGGAAGGGACTTGATTTCTTCAAAACTGATGTCTGGAGTGTGGGGAACACAGGGTTTTCCTCCACTGTGTTTAATGTCACACAGAATCTTGAGCGTGTGAGAGTTCATCTGGATTATGACGGAGGAAAAGTGTCATTCTCTGATCCTGTAActaacacacatctacacacattcacacacacatttacacacacactcttgccatTCTTCTGGAGTTATGATGATGTCACTCCTCTGAGGATTTTACCAGTAAAATGTTTGTAACAACAGAAAATCTCAGTTAAATCAGGGGCTGgattcacaaaaatgttcttaaaaaaaatttaagaaagtTCTCAGGATAAATAATAAGAAGTTCGTAAGAACGTTCCTGAGTGCAAATCTTGACAACTTCAGAAGAAGTTCTCAAATATTCTCTTAAGAATAAAGAGTGGCTTTGACATTGTCTAATAGACTACaacaaatataatatttcaaCACTGTTAAATCATCTATTAAACGTTCTTTTTTAAATTAGGAAGCGCCTTGTGATTTTGAATATAAAGTGCATGAGatgtgtaatataatatatttaatgtaaacatgagcagcataaaaaaatacattattaacaaTATAAGTGTAACCAGTCCTACTCAACCCACTCAAACTGGGGTCTCCTGCATGGGAGGCAGGCTCTAACATTAGTCCAGCTACCAGCCAGCTGGCTACCTTTGCACAAGCAAGACTAGTGTCTTCTGATGTTTATCCGGTTGTTGCTATGcttttgctaaggtgttctctttatttttttagaaCTTTGCCATGCAGTTGTTTTCTTTGTGGTTGCTTTCTGGTCCAAATGAAAAGAGTCCAAGTATCTATTGTGGGCActactgtcacgttcctgtgttgtctgccacatgttttctgtttcacatgccacttttcacgttccatgtcacgttttccttgttgtccgccccgtgtttcactgtctgtgtataaactacatttcccatggttcccggccctcatcaccactgccacagcgttattgtccgcacctgaatatcgtttgtcatcatcatgtctccgcTGTATTTAACctcgtttgtttctccattcccctatcggtctttgatgtatgtggacgcctgtttTCCGtgctctctgttttggtttattcCCCGGTTACCCCTTCTGCAAgccttccgtgttttgttaacccgttgtatgccttccgtgttttgttttaccttttcccatcgtggatgtttactttgttcgtgttttttcgtgttgccTTTTGAGTTAATAAAGTATCGCTGCAATTAGATCCTCGTCCCGTGTCTGCCTTCACCCTCAActgtgacagaaagaccgaccaataatggatctagcagtggttttcaccACACTGGCCCCGGCAAATCTGACCGTTCGCGAGTACTCAcgtctcttctccacggtcgccatccacaccgggttcgacgacgctgcCCTGAAGACTATCTACCGGGTCGGATTACCAGCTGAGGGAAGCGCCGGAACCCGGAgaccacacgtggagggagtacgtgagtctcgctCTGAAGAAACTCGCGGCCGACgaaccacccctcgtgattccggctttcgagcctgagcccatgcctgccctgatcgatgagccagcgctgccaacttcgtccgcccggaggaggaggagaagaaaggcttccgctctccagctcacgccggccacgatcagcgagccagcacctgcgcctgccacggtcagcgagtcagcacccacacctgccacggtcagcgagccagcacccacgcctgccacggtcaacgagccagcgccagtagccttgaccgtccaagagccagcgccagtagccatgaccgtccaagagccagcgccagcagccatgaccgtccaagagccagcgccagtagccatgaccgtccaagggccagcgccagtagccatgaccgaccaagggccagcgccagtagccatgaccgttccagagccagcgccagcagccatgaccgtccaaggaccagcgccagtagccatgaccgtccaagagccagcgcccctcgagccttctagggctccgcctcccgagcctcccagggctccgcctcccaagtctctcgagtcttccagggctcctcctcccgagcctcccagggctccgcctcccaagtctctcgagtcttccagggctcctcctcccgagcctcccagggctccgcctctcaagtctctcgagcctcccagggctccgcctcccaagtctctcgagtcttccagggctcccgagcctcccaggggcTACATATGATGTTTAATTGTGTTTGTGGACTATTTCAGCcatttattttgttgcatttttttccaaatcaATTATTATACACATACATCTTTACTTTAACTATGACAGATACTTTACATAATGCTTGTTAATGGATATTaatgaaaataacacattttatattaataaataaataaataatgcaaggTTTTGCAACTttggttaaatgtaaaaaattcccATTTATATCTAAATGGTAGTTATAATTCTGTTTTAAGTTTCATTTACTGCtaattatgctgttttatgttaaATTACAATGTTTCTTTTAAAGATACCCTTGGGGAGATTAGTGTTCCTTTGAATTATTGTGATCCTGTTTAGATAATTCAATCTTTCCTAatgatttttattgtaatttctcAGAATGAAGATTTTGCCTGTCAATATTTGCAGAATAAAGAGACCTAATGGTTAATCTTCTCTATGagcatttatttccattgatAACCCACTGTACAGTATAagaatctgtcactcactcgatgttgtgtcgatgtagtgacactaggggttgctctttggagccccaaacacctctgatcatttgaaaaaaggccaatgggaattggcgagtggaatttgcatgtcactcccctggacatacgggtataaaaggagctcgCTCgctaccactcattcagattttttcttcagagccgagcggttgtgtttcagcgagctgaattcctctgtcGGTCTATTcacctctgcatgctgttggatttacagCACATTACAGCAgtttctccccctcgtgcacCAATTGAGTGCTGAGAATGCCCCTGGGTTCTTCAacagcctaaaagagtatatattcttgcaaataaaaaaaatatattttctctaaaagagtggcactgacagagagtgtctttttaaagatgcctttccatctgtgtatatttcctggttgtGGTCATTACCTCCCCGCCTCTGATGGTCAGGATTGCTGCTTTACGTGTCGGGGCTCAGACATACTGAGACGGCGTTTGTGGAGGGCTCATGTCTCACTGTGAGAgcgtgaccatggcaacgttgtagTTGCGGCTATCCTTCTTAAAGggaaaagccactccagccgctcccTGCCCGATCCTTCTATCTATTGGTATGAGGCCACGTCagttagcactgggggtgatttggcGACCCCAATGTGAGCCTTTCTGCCGGGTAACCCCCCACGGGGTTCCCATTCCCCAGTACTACTTCCCcagagttctgggatgagaccaaCAACTCGCCTCAGGGTGAGTTTGCAGTCTCATACGGGGCTCGCGAAGAGGATGAGCTCTCGATTGTATCAACGTAGAGCGGGCTGGTCCAGTCGGACAGCGAGAACTCGGCTGGGCTCCCAACTTGGGTGGCGGTCGCCCAGTCTGAAGTCGATGGGGAGCTGGCAGCCATGCTTGCCTGAGCGGTTGCAAAGGTCAGattggagtggaaccctccaccctgccctaaACCCTcacagcttgatgattggttcctgggtttggaGCGCCGCTCACGGCCGCGCCCTGCCCCAGTCCCattcttcccggatgtgcatgaggagctcataaaatcgtggcaggcacctttcactgcccgaaccCGATCTCTGAGCTCtactgcaggtgcaccaagccaaggtgctgaGAGAattgcacaagggtagttctgacccaggacttttcccagcagttctcggaggttaagcagacagaggccatcctgCCCCAGCGTGaatcaagatcccgcaccccgtctgtTCATCGCCAGGGGCGTTCCGCTGCGGCAATGACACCGGCTCCACCGCAGCCCGGGACAGCTGCCCGGCCCCGGCGAAGAacccccccgcaggaagcagacaccCCCCCCTGTCTCACAGCCTGCAGCCAAGAACCCTAGGAAGGCttctaagcgcccctgagatgggcgGCCCAGGGACGTGGAGACCTGCTACACGCCTGGAGGTTGTGaacagaccactccttcccccggtggagggccgggatgAGAATATTTTGATTTCAGGCATGCCcgaggggctgcggtacccacattttcaaaaaagagcagttttctcATTCCCTGGATCCCAAACCCCGGTGTTTACAGCCATGGCTATTACAATTGCCGGACACCGTACAATCACGGCAGACACAGCGCTGAatacccccagagatgcacagtaggGTCGGCGCTTTCCTTACTggaggagaggctggaggggtggctgtccccctccaccttgaaggtgtgcGTGGCGCATCACTATGTAGTTAACAGTAAATCTCTcaggaagcacgacctgatcatcaggttactTAGAGGCACGaggacgctctgagcagctctttgtctgcttcggaggacaggggagcgctgtctccaaacagatcatcgcccactggatcatcgaCATCATTGCtttggcataccacgcccaggaTGTGCCGCCCCCCTTGGGGCTTCGAACACACACCACCAGGAGTGTAGTGGCCTCCTGGGCCCCAACCAATGGTGCCTctatagcagacatctgtagagcagcaggctgggcaacacccaataccttcgcaagattctacaatctccaggttgagccgtttagtcccgtgtgttatcaggtgcgAACAGGTAAGAATGCGGGAAaactggccgggtgtaccacttgcgtacagcgcctttcccctcctggaggggcactTTTACCCCCCAGCCAAGTTCACATGactgtggaccctggatgtccttcctccttagtcCTGTGGAAGCCTAATTCGCAGAGAATCATAAAAGGAGCTGAGTGTAGGGCTGGGTTCTGTATTAAATATTCACGATAAAATCATAATGATTTTGCTGGCAATATTAAATTCAGCAATAGACCTGTCTGGTTCCATAGCTGTCAATTTTCTCCATAGGTGAAACAGACTTAAAGCCAGACCTACTGCAAGCTCTGTGTTTGTTAATTGATGATATATacttctgttaaagccatcagtccacgttatttcaacttcattgtttataAACCATGTTTAacagcagaattcctggtgaataactacactacccataattctgaagagaaaaaCCCACCAGTCAGAGAATTGCTGCAAACAAAGCATGCCAAATGGGCTCCGCAGCATGTGATCGGCATCAATAAATGTTAtaatcacccccttgtggtctcccaaagctattacgccagactacattaaacagaaggccaaatgacagtgaattggaaagtACACAAATttggcttctaatttaaatgtcgacCAATTTTAATATATCGAAACCTCAAACGTATCTAGAAAATAATGTGGCGATCAATAGATATATCGATGTTTTATGACATTCCTAGTATTTATCTGAATAATTTGATATGAGAATGACAAAAGAATAAAAATTGTATGTTAGATGTTCTTAGGAATGCCAACCCTTCTACCTAATGCGATATTATAATTTGAGTTTTAATGTATAGttaatgtattataatgtattgtttttacTAATGgtattactaattaattataaataatccaTCAGTTTTTCATATCGGTGGTTTCATGCTTATAACCGATAAGCTGAAGCTTTAAATTTGGTTAATATTTTTATTAGTATAGTTATATAGTAACGCTTTTATTCTgttacgtcattcgcaatgcttcttGGGATTGTAGTTTATCCTTTAATTAAAGACGTAAAGcacacagtcttgtatctttgtcatagttttttgcttcaaatcaaagtatgtaatgttgtgattcacctcggtgCTGGTTGCTTTGGTTCATGGTTTACAACTCTTTAGTGAAAGATTTTAGGAAATCCACATGGAAAAAATGAGCGGGAAAAATTCTTTCAGAACCAAGATGGCCTTTTAATGCCTCTATAATTCACGATATGTTCATATATGATTAAAAATACAGATGAACATGATCTGTGTGCTTTAGAGTGAAAGAGTGGCACGCTGTTCTGTGTGCACGACATTAAGGCCTGTAGTTGGGATGTCCCATGTATTGACCGAAATGAagaccttattttttttttaaagttttggacAGTTCACAGCGGACAGAGTTACTGCGCGAtgataaaaatagaaaacaagcgatcgaCAGACTGAAGCGATCGACGTAACTGCTTGTTAGGACACAacctctgattaacatagaaaatatagAAAGAAATTACTctttgaaagtggaaaataatagtaatatataatattattatgggagttatttgacgtggacatttttgtcctctaaggaccacTGAGTAATTATTTTATAGACACACAAGGTTTAAACATACAAAGAGAAGAGTTTAAAATCAAATACGagaattattatattattcagACTCCGTTAAGCCACGCCCATGTTGTAATCAGTAtaaaccaggggtgcccaatacgtcgatcgcaaatgcaatgctggtagatcgcacaaaatgtaaatgtatttcgttacattttaatacaaataaatataatgtctttccatattttagtttctgtctgacttgcacttgacgagtaaattttgaccaggcgagatttttgtttattcagttgccatgacaggCTAGTTACCAGCAGCTAATGCCCTGattatacaaaactgtctgattcaattcagttcaagtcatcagaataaggtaaaggCCCTGGCTATTGTTTATactgtgctgtaggtgttttgggtttagagtTAAAatttaatgatatcaacattgaacattattatatattttttttaattaattagaagatgaattccatgtaggcataaatgcagtagtcccaacaagcattttatttatttttttaaaataaaactgtttttttagttggtagatcgtaTTGAGTtggtacggaagaggattagggccaagcaataataaaaaaataaaaccatctcgagaataaagtcattataatgcgagattaaactcgttaaatttcgagaaaaaagtcgaaatacaatcttgagaataaactcattaaatatcgagaataaagtcattataatgcgagattaaacttaacgagttttttctcgaaacacaacgactttattctcgatatttaatgagtttattctcaagattgtatttcgacttttttctcgaaatttaacgagtttaatctcgcattataatgactttattctcgatatttaatgagtttattctcaagattgtatttcgacttttttctcgaaatttaacgagtttaatctcgcattataatgactttattctcgatatttaatgagtttattctcaagattgtatttcgaattttttctcgaaatttaacgagtttaatctcgcattataatgactttaatctcgatatgtaatgagtttattctcaagattgtatttcgacttttttctcgaaatttaacgagtttaatctcgcattataatgactttaatctcgagatggctttatttt comes from the Xyrauchen texanus isolate HMW12.3.18 chromosome 12, RBS_HiC_50CHRs, whole genome shotgun sequence genome and includes:
- the LOC127652446 gene encoding nuclear factor 7, ovary-like — encoded protein: MDSLSVEELSCPVCCEIYKNPVVLSCSHSVCKECLQQFWKTKRTQECPVCRRRSSKDEPPRNLALKNLCEMFVKERNEEEICSLHREKLKLFCLDDKQPVCLVCKDSQKHTNHTFLPISEVIPSYKEELNTALKSLQEKLKHTVKKKGEFDKSVGHIKTQAEHTERQIKEQFKKLHEFLRHEEEATITELREEEEQKSQMMKKKLEEMNTHISALSHTIKDMEEMMKANDDVSFLKNFNVTMERVQISQPDPQMTSGAFIHVPHYLGNLTFRVWKKMQDIVHKTPVILDPNTASPNLILSDDLTSVRYSYNSQILPDNPERINYYPCVLGSEGFNSGTHCWDVEVKDNKDWSLGVTTASNKRKGLDFFKTDVWSVGNTGFSSTVFNVTQNLERVRVHLDYDGGKVSFSDPVTNTHLHTFTHTFTHTLLPFFWSYDDVTPLRILPVKCL